CGTGCGCGCGCGCGGCGCGATCGGCGGCGCCGACCTCGGCGTGCGCCGCTTCGGCTTCGGCGGGCTGAGCGGCACGCTGTTCATCGAGCGCGGCATGGTCAAGATCTACGACCTCGACGGCCGGCTCTACGACGGCACGTTCACGGGCGCTTACGAGACCGACTTCGCCGCCGAGGGTATGCCGTACAAGCTCGACGCCCGCCTCGACCAGGTCGACATCGCCCGGATGCCGCTGCTCACCAATGTACAGGACCGCCGCCTCCAGGGCCGGCTCGGCGCGTCGGTCGGCGTGAACGGCAACCTCGACGATCTGACCACCTCGTTCGGCAACGGCCGCGTCCGCGTCAGGGACGGCTACATCTGGGAGTTCAGCGTCTTCGACGAGTTGTTCAGCGTCCTCGCCGTCCACACCCCAGGCCTGACTAAGGTCGTCTTCGACGAGGTGCGCGGCGACTTCCACGTCGAGGGCCTCGCCCTGCGCACTGACAACTTCTACTGCAGAAGCACACTCTTGCGCCTGCTCTTCGAGGGGCGTATCGATCTGAACGGCAACCTCGACTTCGTCGTCGACCCACTGTTTTTCCGCGAGCGTGGCGGCCCCATCCGCCGCCTTGTGGCCGGCGTCGTCAACATCGCCGCTAACGTCATCCCCCGCGCCTTGGTGAAGGGCACCGTCAACGACCCGGTGGTCAAACCCTATCTCCGCCCACGCCTGCCCATCCTGAAGGAGATCATACGGTAAGCCAATTGAATGGCTCTGCTGCTTACCCGCGCGCCACGGCTCCTTGGCTGCTCCGGGTGAGGCAGAACGCGGCAGCGCGTCTTGACCTCTGCAGAGACCCCGCGTATAGTCACGGGCGAGGCACGGACGGACACTGAGCGGGATTGTTGGATGGAAGGGCTGGTCGTACTCGGGAGCGGGAGCCGCGGGAACGCAATCTACCTGGGCGGGGCGCGCACGCGGCTGCTGGTCGATTGCGGGCTGAGCGCGCGGCAGGTGGCGCTGCGGCTCAAGGCGATCGGCGTTGATCCCGCCTCGATTGATGCGGTGCTCATCAGCCATGAGCACCGCGACCACATCGGCGGTCTCGGGCTGCTCAAGCGCCTGCATCATACGACGTGCTACGCCAACCGGCTCACGGTCGAGGCGATGGACGGCGTGCTCGGCGAACGGCCCGAGCGGCTGCGCGTCTTCACGACGGGCGAGCCGTTCGAGATCGGCGACTTCCGGGTCAACCCGTTCCCCGTGCTGCACGACGCGATCGACCCGGTCGGCTTCGAGATCCGGCTCAACGGCGCCAAGATCGGCGTCACGACCGACCTGGGGCACGCGACCACACTTGTCCGGGAACGTCTCAAGGATTCCTGCGTCTTAGTGGTGGAGACGAATCACGACGAGAATCTTCTGCGCAACAACATGCGCCGCCCCTGGCCGCTCAAACAACGCATCCTGGGCAAGACCGGTCACCTTTCGAATACAGCCGCCGCGAAGCTTTTGGCCGACGCAGCCACCGGGGCGACGCGGCAGATCGTGCTGGCTCACCTGAGCCGGGAATGCAATACGGAGGCGCTCGCGCTCCAGGCCGTGCTGGCCCACCTCGATCTGGTGGGCCTCGGCGACGTACCGATCGAAGTAGCGCGCCAGGACGAGATCAGTTCTCATATTTCGTTCTGACCCCTTGGGGCGGCACACGCCACAGGGGGCTTGGTCCCGGCAACGCACGAAGAGGACGTCGCACGTGAACGACCGCCTCAGCTGCTCGGCCCGTCGGGTCGTGGCCCTTCTCGTCATGCTCGCGGCCATCCGCTGTGCTGCGCCGGCGGTGGCCGCCGGCGCAGACTCCATGCCGCCGTCGAGCACGACGCCCGACCCGCTTCTCTCCGCTGTCAGGAGCTACGCCGACGAGGACGCCGAATATTGGCGCCGGGTGGACGAGTACCTCGCCGCGCGCGCCGAGGGCCGCACACTGAGCGACCGCGACGCGCGCCGTTACGCCAACGCCTACGTCTACTACGGTGCCATGTTCTACCGCCGCGGCGACGCCCGCTCGGCCGCCCGCTGCTTCACGGCGGCCATCGAGATCGACCCACGAAACGCGTTGCCGCACTACTGCCTCGGCCTGCTCTGCCGCCGCGCCAACAGCCACGCCCCCGCGATCGACCACCTGCACGCGGCCGCCACGCTCGGCGGCCCGCTCAAGGCCTCGTGCACGCGCCAGCTCGACGAGATCGCCCGCTCGCTCGAGGAGCAGGCGAGAGCGCTCACCGCCCGTGGCAGTTTCCTCGACGCGGCGCGCTGCTACGAGTTCCTCGCCGGGCACTTCGACGGCGCCGTCAAGGACCGCGCCCGCAAGCAGCTCCAGGCCGCCGAGGATGAGGTAAGCGCCGAGCACATGCTCGTCGAGGCCCGCCGCCTGTTCAGCACCGGCCGCGAGATCGAGGCCCGCAAGCTGCTCAAGCAGCTCATAACGTCCTACTCGTGGACGCGCGCCGCCGAAGCGGCCAAACGTCTCACGCGCGGCAAAGACACCCTCGAGGTCAAGGTCAAGAGCGACTCGCCCGCCGGCGAGTACGCCGCGCGCGAGAAGTGGATCGACCTCGAGACGGCCAACTGCATCGTCTACTACAGAAACAACGACCAGGCGAAGCTCGTCGCCAAGCGCGTCGAGGACACGCTCGCCCGCGTCAGTTCCCAGCTCGAGGTGACGCGCCTCGACTGGCACAAGGACAAGTGCAAGGTGTTCGTCTTCGACGACCCGGTGGCTTGGCGCGAGTTCGTCACCAAGTCGGGCGCCTCGACCGAGTGGGCCGATGGCTTCGCCTACGGGCCGCTGCGCGAGATCTACCTGCACGCCGGCGATACGACAGCCATGCTCGACTGCGTGCTGCCGCACGAGCTGACCCACATCGTGCATCGCGAGGTTGTGCGCGACGACACCTTTCTGCCGCTCTGGCTGCTCGAGGGGCTCGCGTGCGCCAATGAGTTCTCGGGCAAGGAAACGAGGTACACGCTCGTGCGCGGCGCGCAGGCCTCGGCTCGCCTCATCCCGCTTACCCAATTGACCGCCTACCGCAGCTACCCCCGCGGCGCGAAGGTTGATCTCTTCTACGCCGAGTCACTTACCGTCGTCGAGTTCATCCTCGACCGCTTCGGCCACGAGGGGCTCGCCGAACTCCACAAGCGGCTGCGCCGGGAGACCGAGTTCGACAAGCTCGTCAAGCGCGTCTTCAAGATGGATGTCGAGGACTTCGAGCGCCAGTGGCTCGAGTACATCGGGAAGAAGAAGACGTGACGCGGCGGGCCCCTTGCCGGAACCCGAAGCACCTGAGGCAGCAGAAGGCCCTGCAGGATGATGCGCCTACAGGGCCGTAGCTGTATGGGATTGGGGGGCAAAATTCGAGCTTACTGACCGCCGCCTTGACCTCCTCCGTTGCGAGGGCCGGGACCTTGGCCGCCTCCTTCGCCGTCGCGCTGGCGATCCCGGCGCCACTGCCGCATTTGCTGCTGCGCCTCCTCCAACTCCTCTTTGGAGAGCTTGCCGTCGCTGTTGGTATCCATCCGGTTGAAGCCTTGTTCGCGGCCCGGCCATTCCTCTTTCGAGATCGAGCCATCGCCGTCCTTGTCGAGGTTCTTCCAGTAGTTCTGGCGCTGTTCCTCGGCGAACTTCTGCAGTTCGTCCTGGGTCACGACACCGTCCTCATCAGCGTCGAGCTTCTTGAAGGCGTCGGTCCACTCCTCCTCGCTGATCTGGCCATCGCCGTTCGCGTCAAACTGGTCCAGGAACTGGGCGCCGGGCGCCCGGTCTGCGCGAGGGCCGCG
The sequence above is a segment of the Verrucomicrobiota bacterium genome. Coding sequences within it:
- a CDS encoding MBL fold metallo-hydrolase yields the protein MEGLVVLGSGSRGNAIYLGGARTRLLVDCGLSARQVALRLKAIGVDPASIDAVLISHEHRDHIGGLGLLKRLHHTTCYANRLTVEAMDGVLGERPERLRVFTTGEPFEIGDFRVNPFPVLHDAIDPVGFEIRLNGAKIGVTTDLGHATTLVRERLKDSCVLVVETNHDENLLRNNMRRPWPLKQRILGKTGHLSNTAAAKLLADAATGATRQIVLAHLSRECNTEALALQAVLAHLDLVGLGDVPIEVARQDEISSHISF
- a CDS encoding EF-hand domain-containing protein, translating into MRYGMWIVLVAALAAISVAVIAQDADPGPGPGGPPDQGPGPRGPRADRAPGAQFLDQFDANGDGQISEEEWTDAFKKLDADEDGVVTQDELQKFAEEQRQNYWKNLDKDGDGSISKEEWPGREQGFNRMDTNSDGKLSKEELEEAQQQMRQWRRDRQRDGEGGGQGPGPRNGGGQGGGQ